The following proteins are encoded in a genomic region of Ornithodoros turicata isolate Travis chromosome 6, ASM3712646v1, whole genome shotgun sequence:
- the LOC135398873 gene encoding T-cell immunomodulatory protein-like, with product MFFTHCIFSLELLYLVHYVHGFRDATSDVFGSDNLGVISAFGDLNSDKLIDIFRVSPDFHTLEFLVASGTKPSFETSQTKCTVSGIITSVMPGDFDGDSVMDVLVTIATESTKPSPPELEARILWGRLRMGIDCTNTTRFTVTHQPLLFDFNANRIVDVLSAKPGNKSVRTVWSFTPYRTIIEHQLVSKEGMAKPHSNSYVDINEDMTADLVITGETEFEIYLWSGNGSFSDPRPRSYPKDSAIRGQSVFVDVNADGDLEHIMPVCVGNTDCRRSVVLAYNSTSWIPWLEDFKDSQNETWRFHHESDKAGLEVPVMLRSGDVDMDGYPDFLVVLEGRDTVLKKKVRRVIVLLNTDCSWCPFGRKLVPYWNYGALGSFSHVHLATFFDIDEDGLMDILLVNGSTDAPRIHALKSQFSDDACFIKVLTVSGLCYRDCPTGQIAYGTNQPGPTVRYRTTKSDGFPQEGCMGQLSQSAHFSLQLPYVLFGLGQSPNFVDVLLVALPSNSSLSHPSIHHQWTQIIPNSQMVVIPYPKDSAQKWVNKLFVTPGRQVLMTFVALAGTCVICALIICGFHWVERREDRRVKHQERQQFHFDAM from the exons ATGTTTTTCACGCACTGTATATTTTCTCTGGAGCTACTTTACCTCGTGCACTATGTTCACGGCTTTCGAGACGCCACGTCGGACGTATTCGGGAGCGATAACTTAGGTGTCATTTCTGCTTTTGGCGACCTCAACTCTGACAAACTGATCGACATATTCAGGGTGTCACCAGACTTTCACACCTTGGAGTTTCTCGTCGCCAGTGGCACAAAGCCATCGTTCGAAACCTCCCAAACCAAGTGCACCGTGTCCGGGATTATCACGAGTGTTATGCCGGGTGATTTCGACGGCGACTCAGTCATGGACGTTCTAGTCACAATCGCAACCGAATCAACCAAGCCCAGCCCACCTGAACTTGAAGCCCGCATTCTGTGGGGTCGGCTTCGTATGGGAATCGATTGCACAAACACAACGCGGTTCACCGTAACCCACCAACCTTTATTATTTGATTTCAACGCCAACAGAATAGTAGACGTATTGTCTGCCAAACCCGGAAACAAAAGCGTCCGAACCGTTTGGTCTTTTACTCCATACCGTACCATAATCGAACACCAATTGGTTAGTAAGGAAGGTATGGCGAAACCCCATTCCAATTCGTACGTCGATATCAACGAAGATATGACAGCCGATCTAGTGATAACCGGAGAGACGGAGTTCGAAATATATCTTTGGAGTGGAAACGGGTCATTTTCGGATCCGCGTCCACGAAGTTATCCGAAGGACTCTGCCATCCGAGGGCAGTCAGTGTTTGTGGATGTAAACGCGGACGGAGATCTGGAGCACATCATGCCGGTCTGTGTAGGTAATACGGATTGCAGACGCTCGGTAGTGTTGGCGTACAACAGCACCAGCTGGATACCATGGTTAGAAGACTTCAAAGATTCTCAGAATGAAACCTGGAGGTTCCATCACGAGTCCGATAAGGCCGGATTGGAGGTCCCGGTGATGCTACGATCCGGTGATGTGGATATGGACGGATATCCCGACTTCCTGGTTGTCCTCGAAGGTCGAGATACTGTCTTGAAAAAGAAG GTGAGGCGCGTAATCGTACTCTTGAACACTGACTGCTCGTGGTGTCCCTTCGGACGTAAGCTAGTGCCTTACTGGAACTACGGAGCACTGGGATCGTTCAGCCACGTCCATCTGGCAACATTCTTCGACATCGACGAAGACGGGCTCATGGACATCCTGCTTGTGAACGGTTCGACCGACGCGCCGCGAATACATGCGCTGAAGAGCCAGTTCAGCGACGACGCTTGCTTCATCAAGGTTCTGACGGTCAGCGGGCTGTGCTACAGGGACTGTCCAACGGGACAGATAGCTTACGGCACCAACCAACCGGGCCCGACCGTGCGCTATCGCACCACTAAGTCTGACGGGTTTCCGCAG GAAGGCTGCATGGGTCAACTGTCGCAATCTGCACACTTTTCGCTCCAACTCCCCTACGTGCTCTTCGGACTGGGCCAGTCGCCAAACTTTGTGGACGTCCTGCTGGTTGCGCTTCCTTCCAACTCCAGCTTGAGCCATCCCAGCATCCATCACCAGTGGACGCAGATCATTCCAAACTCTCAGATGGTGGTCATCCCTTATCCCAAGGATTCTGCCCAGAAGTGGGTCAACAAGCTCTTTGTCACCCCAGGGAGACAG GTGTTAATGACGTTTGTAGCCCTGGCAGGCACATGCGTCATCTGTGCCCTCATCATCTGCGGATTCCATTGGGTCGAAAGGAGGGAAGACCGCCGTGTGAAGCATCAGGAGAGGCAGCAGTTTCACTTTGATGCAATGTGA
- the LOC135398874 gene encoding thioredoxin domain-containing protein 15-like, with translation MAPLKFQIFVILASLFANNCQELIVETSETNSPQPAIITEDVPTPEEAADTPTENATSIQQSEPVAETNQTSPKNESSHISCVTRTLEPDENNTLVLINGTTLLQILTPPVNRTNASAGDCVIVTFFSPYCVFSARTAPYVNAIPAAFSSIRFFAVDVVKSNQLNMRYGLVAVPSILLFHNGRAIAKFNDTHPSIEGLAAFINKHTRLAPEREVDPLPGGPIPDVALKSIDWVLLAAWVFTILCFLCTFLKSSYWKKISTSVQTAWREAQHEHED, from the coding sequence ATGGCGCCATTGAAATTCCAAATCTTTGTAATTCTCGCATCACTTTTCGCCAACAACTGCCAAGAACTCATCGTAGAAACTTCAGAAACCAACTCACCACAACCGGCAATCATCACAGAAGACGTACCGACGCCAGAAGAAGCCGCAGACACCCCCACAGAGAACGCAACTTCAATACAACAAAGTGAACCCGTAGCAGAGACGAACCAGACGTCACCCAAAAACGAATCAAGTCATATCTCTTGCGTAACGAGGACGCTGGAACCAGACGAAAATAACACGCTCGTACTTATCAACGGCACAACTTTGCTGCAGATACTGACACCTCCTGTAAATCGTACAAATGCTTCGGCTGGAGATTGCGTTATCGTTACGTTTTTCTCGCCGTACTGCGTGTTTTCCGCAAGGACCGCACCGTACGTGAACGCCATACCTGCCGCATTCTCGAGTATACGTTTTTTCGCGGTCGACGTCGTGAAGTCAAATCAGCTGAACATGCGTTACGGCTTGGTTGCAGTACCGAGTATTCTGCTTTTCCATAACGGCCGTGCGATTGCAAAATTCAACGACACCCACCCATCCATCGAAGGTCTAGCGGCCTTCATTAACAAGCACACACGTCTAGCTCCTGAACGAGAAGTCGATCCATTGCCGGGAGGGCCTATCCCGGACGTGGCCCTCAAGTCGATAGATTGGGTTCTTTTAGCTGCTTGGGTTTTTACGATTCTGTGTTTCCTATGCACGTTCCTCAAGTCAAGTTACTGGAAGAAGATATCGACTAGTGTTCAGACCGCGTGGCGAGAGGCACAGCATGAGCACGAGGATTAA
- the LOC135398875 gene encoding kelch domain-containing protein 10-like — translation MVELFCFRPFTINILQPKSDSVPKPRSGHRIVASGGNVYAFGGYNPENEGDDPNSFLFKELWHFNTDSKRWTNLDMTGDIPSELASHAALLRGDTLLVYGGTAVPFGERISNKLYACNLRTCRWTLLPAEGDFPEEQYGQAMCLHNGALYVVGGTTGFEYSMDVHRLSLPDLTWKRLHTLQEPKSRYRHELVSYSDMIYVLGGGTARTSLTLHKVPAFNTKLECWETVPTNPDQTHGYPTKRRCHGCVQYKSKAYICGGHDGNGVLDDVWELDLQTLHWTRLQAQLPKSVYFHSGAVSETGQMFVFGGVTSSNGSSRCNTLWSMWVTVPPLLEMAWLSLLHYCPQLANTPATVLTQAGVPRALVQRLLS, via the exons ATGGTGGAGCTGTTCTGCTTTCGTCCATTTACTATCAACATACTTCAACCGAAAA GTGACAGTGTCCCAAAACCGCGCAGTGGACATCGAATCGTCGCCTCGGGTGGCAATGTTTATGCATTCGGAGGGTATAATCCAGAAAATGAAGGTGACGACCCTAACAGCTTTCTTTTCAAAGAG CTGTGGCACTTCAATACAGATTCCAAACGGTGGACAAACCTTGACATGACCGGGGATATCCCTTCGGAGTTGGCATCTCATGCAG CGCTTTTGCGGGGGGACACCCTGCTGGTGTACGGGGGTACGGCAGTCCCATTTGGTGAACGTATCTCGAACAAGCTCTACGCCTGCAATCTCCGGACCTGCAGGTGGACCTTGCTTCCGGCCGAGGGCGACTTCCCTGAAGAGCAGTACGGACAG GCAATGTGTTTACATAATGGAGCTCTGTATGTGGTTGGGGGAACCACGGGGTTTGAATATTCTATGGACGTCCATCGGTTGTCTCTTCCGGACCTCACTTGGAAGAGGTTACACACTCTTCAGGAGCCAAAGAGTAG GTACCGTCACGAGCTCGTTTCCTACAGTGATATGATTTACGTCTTAGGCGGTGGAACGGCACGGACAAGTCTCACGTTACACAAA GTCCCTGCATTTAATACAAAGCTGGAGTGTTGGGAGACAGTACCGACCAATCCAGATCAAACCCATG GCTATCCTACCAAGCGTCGATGCCACGGCTGTGTACAGTATAAATCAA AAGCATACATTTGTGGTGGCCACGATGGCAATGGCGTACTAGATGACGTGTGGGAACTTGACCTTCAGACATTGCATTGGACAAGGCTACAAGCACAATTACCCAAGTCTGTTTACTTCCACTCAGGAGCTGTCTCGGAG ACGGGGCAGATGTTCGTGTTCGGCGGGGTGACGTCGTCCAACGGGAGCTCCCGGTGCAATACGCTGTGGTCCATGTGGGTCACGGTGCCTCCCTTGCTGGAGATGGCGTGGCTGTCTCTGCTCCACTACTGCCCCCAGCTGGCAAACACGCCGGCGACGGTCCTCACGCAGGCTGGAGTGCCAAGGGCCCTCGTGCAGAGGTTACTCTCCTAG